The Flavobacteriaceae bacterium 3519-10 genome includes a window with the following:
- a CDS encoding LSU ribosomal protein L22p (L17e), with translation MGSRKRESALARKIANQDVAKALHNDCPSSPRKMRLVADIIRGIEVDKALAILKFSKKDASNKLEKVLLSAMANWQLKNEDADIEEANLIVKEIFVDSARQLKRLRPAPQGRGHRIRKRSNHITLILGTKEI, from the coding sequence ATGGGATCAAGAAAAAGAGAAAGTGCATTAGCACGTAAAATAGCAAACCAGGATGTAGCAAAAGCGTTACATAACGACTGCCCGTCTTCTCCTAGAAAAATGAGATTAGTTGCTGATATCATCAGAGGAATTGAAGTTGACAAAGCTTTAGCTATCCTGAAATTTTCGAAAAAAGACGCTTCTAACAAGTTAGAAAAAGTTCTTCTTTCTGCAATGGCCAACTGGCAGCTGAAAAACGAAGATGCTGATATTGAAGAAGCAAACTTAATCGTAAAAGAAATTTTTGTGGACAGCGCAAGACAATTGAAGAGACTGAGACCAGCCCCACAGGGTAGAGGTCACAGAATCCGAAAAAGATCAAACCACATTACATTAATCTTAGGTACAAAAGAAATTTAA
- a CDS encoding SSU ribosomal protein S19p (S15e) codes for MARSLKKGPFIHHTLDKKVQTNIESGKKTVIKTWSRASMISPDFVGQTIAVHNGKSFIPVYVTENMVGHKLGEFSPTRSFRGHGGNKNKGGR; via the coding sequence ATGGCAAGATCACTTAAGAAAGGACCTTTCATTCATCATACTTTAGATAAGAAGGTTCAGACAAATATAGAGTCTGGTAAGAAGACAGTAATAAAAACTTGGTCCAGAGCATCAATGATCTCCCCGGACTTCGTAGGACAAACCATCGCAGTACACAACGGTAAATCTTTTATCCCTGTATACGTTACTGAAAACATGGTAGGTCACAAGTTAGGCGAATTTTCTCCGACAAGATCTTTCAGAGGTCACGGTGGTAACAAAAATAAAGGAGGTAGATAA